In the Oncorhynchus keta strain PuntledgeMale-10-30-2019 unplaced genomic scaffold, Oket_V2 Un_contig_2379_pilon_pilon, whole genome shotgun sequence genome, one interval contains:
- the LOC127921837 gene encoding uncharacterized protein LOC127921837 produces MTTISDTMVAFVDENEQNLLEDLKDKITFLASHVGFIEDLDALIRKYESSYNISESGSSCTLTSKSIQKLSSREFQTSAIQAVSGVLDKKVSSLSFPSSVVQSELTGAVSGQTLSGIVKTESIHPVGSAASVVVKTFVSDMKSLAESEESPQQKSAWSAAVHIYHSIQNNLKDYFGKLQRCALKSIVTSDDNITNAEFKETVPLPCLDMKYRPSKSEPQLPESTGAVTLQRGLSESSKLLWAKTESEESKLLLTTCTKEVISELLVLYNTEMSKEDPLYTVGEKGLGFSFEREKFVEGVLAQLGDISHSRSSSPTVCDFPSQIEDSRSKATASLTSLLDCIRKLSSEEFKRNATQAVSEFLVKKSTSSLTSAQSAYSVASRSCSIQNQYTWSKDICADSAAFGIIETFVEDLQSSAQSAEVEEREPDLQENAQKLQSRIWSATTSLYNNIKKTLKDFIIHQRRSDMLSRMSSHTPTEDSGHLGTKEHICLASQDLRQPSKSVPHLPSLNLEVALHRGVSESSKLLWTETDEGLLNNSTKEVISTILTSCEDQASNAPCFSTVGKKISDMSLEVNMLVGGVLSQLKDISLSRSPTPCEDMFERLQGSTERTSPVSLDCSTAASKGIASSHSLSTKSFQKLSSHEFQTKAEKGVSEVISRSYNIVEEGTTDKYLQSVSTSTISTDIIQTMVKDQQELPQTTQSSDMVSGTSLLTTGQVSEKRILSVARNIYYRLQSKITEFLRKDLQRSDTTHNTIQIFTYQSSPASQRASLGHLEVNQSSVTPGGNDACVDIPHKLLSKTTELSGSMLEDIDTIRCRSADSQNTRNTSSSRSSISVTPTSKLRQSKWHFALPGTPIPTEFPAQIDFPIVRNTIIEDFCHTEDLLPVTFVDKVRQAAGVVVDIMVESVENTQEDGQGASHLDDLRSAVRKLRKIISTWTIHIFSHELVDKVIALQDSHSTPQVLTLEAAKSASDSILSRLKWGKEQCARSKELSSQLLQIFAEETVKGFLRQWSDEYENINFDVSVQNDPKTSTCMVILQMITKATAKCYFESATSVATSDIVEGVFDLERDTISSTGEQVLTFNTKGSKKVSRNLCPQESLEYQPQNISPTVYFTETMTTSHGSFSPEGIYDIASSFPLEEKSRKPSLFTRLSRSITKGFLSPFKSSRKTKLFK; encoded by the exons ATGACCACCATCTCTGACACAATGGTGGCTTTTGTTGACGAGAACGAACAGAATTTGCTGGAAGATCTGAAGGACAAGATCACATTTTTGGCATCACATGTTGGCTTCATTGAGGATCTTGATGCCCTGATAAGGAAATACGAGAGCAGCTACAATATTAGTGAATCTGGTTCCTCCTGCACGCTCACATCTAAGAGCATCCAAAAACTCTCCAGCCGGGAGTTTCAAACATCAGCAATACAAGCAGTGAGTGGAGTTCTTGACAAAAAAGTCAGTAGTTTGAGCTTTCCTAGTTCAGTCGTTCAGTCTGAGTTAACAGGTGCTGTATCAGGTCAAACATTGTCTGGCATTGTAAAGACAGAGTCAATTCACCCAGTGGGCTCAGCAGCGTCAGTAGTTGTTAAGACTTTCGTGTCAGATATGAAGTCATTGGCTGAATCTGAAGAGAGTCCCCAACAGAAGAGTGCCTGGTCTGCTGCTGTTCACATTTACCACAGCATCCAAAACAACTTGAAAGATTATTTCGGCAAGCTTCAGCGATGTGCCTTAAAGAGCATTGTCACATCTGATGACAACATCACAAATGCTGAGTTTAAGGAGACAGTTCCACTTCCTTGCTTAGACATGAAATATAGGCCCAGTAAGAGTGAGCCTCAGTTGCCAGAGTCCACTGGTGCAGTTACTTTACAAAGAGGCCTAAGTGAGAGCTCAAAACTTCTTTGGGCAAAAACTGAGTCAGAAGAAAGCAAGCTTCTTCTGACAACTTGCACCAAAGAAGTCATCTCAGAGCTTCTGGTCTTGTACAACACTGAGATGTCAAAGGAGGACCCCCTGTACACTGTTGGAGAAAAAGGATTAGGCTTCTCTTTTGAGAGAGAGAAATTTGTAGAGGGTGTTCTGGCTCAGCTTGGGGATATCTCCCATTCCAGGTCCTCATCGCCAACAGTATGTGACTTCCCCTCTCAAATTGAGGACAGCAGAAGTAAGGCCACAGCTTCTTTGACCAGTCTGTTAGATTGTATTAGAAAACTCTCAAGTGAGGAATTTAAGAGAAATGCCACTCAAGCAGTGAGTGAGTTCCTAGTTAAAAAGTCCACTAGTAGCTTAACTAGTGCACAGTCTGCTTATTCTGTAGCATCCAGGTCTTGTTCCATTCAAAACCAGTACACATGGTCAAAGGATATTTGTGCGGATTCTGCTGCCTTTGGCATCATTGAAACATTTGTGGAAGACCTGCAGAGCTCGGCGCAATCTGCAGAAGTAGAGGAAAGAGAACCTGACCTCCAGGAAAATGCACAAAAGCTACAGAGCAGGATCTGGTCTGCTACCACTAGTTTATATAACAATATTAAGAAGACATTAAAGGACTTCATCATTCACCAGCGGAGGTCAGACATGCTGAGCAGAATGTCTAGTCATACacccacagaggactctggacaTCTTGGGACTAAGGAGCACATTTGTTTGGCAAGCCAAGACTTGAGGCAACCTAGTAAGAGTGTGCCACACTTGCCCAGTTTGAACCTTGAAGTGGCTCTACACAGGGGTGTCAGCGAGAGTTCAAAACTTCTCTGGACTGAAACAGACGAGGGTCTACTGAACAATAGTACCAAAGAGGTAATTTCAACAATCTTGACCTCATGCGAGGATCAGGCATCAAATGCACCTTGCTTCTCCACAGTCGGAAAGAAAATATCTGATATGTCCCTTGAGGTCAACATGTTGGTAGGTGGTGTTCTGTCTCAGCTGAAGGACATCTCCTTGTCAAGGTCCCCAACACCATGTGAAGACATGTTTGAACGTCTCCAGGGTTCTACTGAGCGAACCTCTCCAGTAAGTCTAGATTGCAGCACAGCTGCCTCCAAAGGCATTGCATCTTCCCACAGTCTTTCAACAAAGAGCTTCCAAAAACTCTCTAGTCATGAGTTCCAAACCAAAGCTGAGAAAGGAGTGAGTGAGGTCATCTCTAGATCATATAACATTGTGGAGGAAGGCACAACAGATAAGTACCTCCAGTCTGTATCTACATCCACCATATCTACTGATATTATACAAACCATGGTGAAAGACCAGCAGGAGCTCCCCCAGACCACCCAATCATCTGACATGGTATCTGGAACCTCCCTGCTCACCACTGGACAGGTTTCTGAGAAAAGGATCCTGTCTGTTGCTCGTAACATCTACTACAGACTGCAAAGTAAGATTACGGAGTTTCTCAGAAAAGATCTTCAAAGAtcagacacaacacacaacacaatccAAATCTTTACATATCAAAGCAGTCCTGCATCACAAAGAGCAAGTCTCGGCCATCTTGAGGTCAACCAGAGCAGTGTTACACCTGGTGGAAACGATGCCTGTGTGGACATTCCGCACAAATTACTATCTAAAACCACTGAGCTCTCAGGATCCATGTTGGAGGATATTGACACGATCCGTTGTAGGAGTGCTGACAGCCAAAATACAAGAAATACCTCTTCTTCACGCTCCTCCATCTCTGTAACACCTACTTCAAAATTAAGGCAGTCGAAATGGCACTTTGCCTTACCCGGGACTCCCATCCCCACTGAGTTTCCTGCTCAGATTGACTTTCCCATTGTTAGAAACACAATCATTGAGGACTTCTGTCACACAGAGGACTTACTTCCTGTTACCTTTGTGGACAAAGTCAGGCAAGCTGCTGGGGTGGTAGTGGACATTATGGTGGAAAGTGTTGAGAACACACAGGAAGATGGACAGGGTGCTTCTCATCTTGACGACCTCCGATCTGCTGTTAGGAAATTGAGAAAAATCATTTCCACTTGGACCATCCACATTTTCAGTCATGAATTGGTGGATAAAGTGATAGCCCTTCAGGACAGCCACAGCACTCCACAGGTCTTAACATTGGAAGCAGCCAAAAGTGCTTCAGACTCTATTCTTTCAAGGCTGAAATGGGGAAAGGAACAATGTGCCAGATCCAAGGAGCTCTCCTCTCAGCTTCTCCAGATATTTGCTGAAGAGACAGTGAAGGGCTTCCTGAGACAGTGGTCAGATGAGTATGAAAACATAAACTTTGATGTTTCAGTCCAGAACGATCCAAAGACTTCTACTTGCATGGTCATTCTTCAAATGATCACCAAAGCCACTGCTAAATGTTATTTTGAGTCCGCTACCAGTGTGGCCACCAGTGACATTGTAGAAGGCGTGTTTGATCTGGAAAGGGATACCATCAGCAGTACTGGAGAGCAGGTCCTCACCTTTAACACAAAG GGTTCCAAGAAAGTTAGTAGAAACCTCTGTCCTCAAGAGTCTCTGGagtaccagcctcagaacatttcCCCTACTGTGTACTTTACAG AGACGATGACAACATCTCATGGCTCCTTTTCTCCAGAGGGAATTTATGATATCGCATC